Below is a genomic region from Daphnia magna isolate NIES unplaced genomic scaffold, ASM2063170v1.1 Dm_contigs186, whole genome shotgun sequence.
ATAACAGAAACAAATGTAACGTGGAAGGAACTTAGAGCTTAACACCTTGTTAATTTTAATGAACTCTGAAATGTTAGTCCACCAGATCAGCGAGTGACGTACGGCGGTATTCGAAGCAAATGGAGTTGGACAAGTtcaaagagagaagaagaaagatgtgGATATATTTTGAATTCGACGAACGTGGCACATTTTCAAAGTGGTCAGTGTATTTAGGGTTATACAGAAAGGTAATAAGCAAGTAACAGTTTGCATATAGTTTTGGATCGCGAGGATGTAAACGCTAAATGCAATCACACCCAACATTTTTAGCTATCAACAAATCACGAATATGACGTATTCAATAGCAAtcattaaaatattaaatcaACAGCTGTGTAGAACGGCAAACTTGCATAAGgtgcacacacaaaaacgaagaatttaaacaaatttcgGTGTTGAAACGAAATCGTTCGTCTGACTTGctattttccaattttttaaaatggaggCTCCCAACCAAATTCCATGGCAAACAATTTAGCTAATAACTTAATTATAATGCGCAATCACATGTAATGAAAGGTACCAACGGTATAGACATCCACATCGCAAAAATTTCACTCGGGAATTGTGACTTTAGTTTCGTTCATATTTTAAGAgggaaaacattttgaaaatcaaCTGGAAACGTTAACCGTAACAGGCATTCAGAATCAAACAatgagtttaaaaaaaaaattagcctTTCTATAAAATTGAAGGAATTAATACTTATACATTTGGCTGaagatttgatttttgaatatttcttttttcattcaaaaatacaggctagacaaataaaaaacttcTCTGTTAGACAGGTCTTTGAACTTGAAGTTGTCATATTTTTGTTCAGTTCTTTTGACCCAGAATGAACTGTAGCAGCTCTGGAACTCAGGTATATCCTTGGCTGTGTAACAATAAACGGGAAATGACTAGGATCTTTCAACCTGTTAACCATGTCTTGATTAGTGCTGCACGCTCGCAGGGTTTCAATAAGCTCTCCAGGTTCCAGTGTTTCTAAAATCGTTGCTGCTTGCTGCAACTCGTTGGCTGACATCACCCAAAAGCGGACGTGCCATACCAGATGACCTAAAACGTGTCGCTGATTATTGGCCCTGGGATCTAAGTGGCGACGATGACATTCGAAAACGGACCAACGTATCAGAGCCTTGAGCACTTCACTTTCGTTTTCTAGATGAAGTCCGTCTCGTCTGACGATAGACTCCACTTTAACCGCATCCAGTTCTTCAAATTCCTAAAATAAAGATGAAAAAGGTTCTATTTTTATCCTAGTTTGACTAGTCCGTGTTTTGTTGCCTCCAGCGAATGAAACTATTGCTGGACTTTGAAGATAAACCACTAACGTATGAAAGAAAACTTTGCATGGAAATAGTTAGCAGCGTTCCCCTCTAACTGCATTGGAGTGgtacaaaatgttttttgttgatACAAATATGCAAGTTGTTACCTCTGAACAAAGAACGGCTGATGCATTTTTGTCGATAAACTCGAGGCAGCTGTTCAGCAAAAACGAACACCAGCTCGATCTCGACTGCGTTTGTAAATTTGCATTTTGCTGCTGAGATTCTCCGCCAGGCGCGCCACAGTCTTCTAATGGTGGGGCACTCGGCCGATTGTCCACGTTGGAAGACGGGCTTTGCTGGTGGTCAGCTTCGGGATACATGGAAGTCCTCTGATAGATGAATAGTACGTTTTGGGGATTGAGTTGGCCCACTAAATATGTGGCACAGATCTTCATTAATCCATCGCAAAGATATTTCTCGGCTGCATGTAGGGTTTCGAGAGCTGTCATTACCGATCGAAGTTCTACGGTTTCACCGTATAGAAAACTAGAAAAACGCGTTAAAAATTGATTTAGATCTAGGCCCAGTGCCCCCATTACCTGATCAGATTCTTGAAAGCTCTTCCGTCAACATCTGGATCGTAAATTTGATCTGGAGTTGACGTTAAGTGATTGGGCTGCGGCGTTGAGTCACCGTTGGACGATAATTGACGACGTCGTAGGTTTTCACGAGCTTGTGTGTACGGCCCGCAGAACATTGCTTGAAAGACCTCATTCTTGTTGGAAAGAATCGATTTTCTTGCTGGTATTCGCATCACCGTCTCTAAACCAACATGGAAGATGACGTCGTCATCGTCTTCTGATCCAGCCGACTCATTTCCTGAATCCGTCTGCATTCTGCAATGCGCCACAAATTTGTTCAACATTTGTTAATTACAAGGGGCGATTGAAGTTCATGTGGGACCAACTTCTGTGTTTTACTGAGGCTACACTATTACATTAGAAAAACCAGGGCACCGTCATCAAACTATAGCCAACTCATGTTTCCCGAAATACACGGAAGGACGATTGTATAGACGTAACAAGCAAAAACTTCCCTTGTCCAAACACTGTCGGTGGCCATTACCACATTTAGGCGATCTCCCACACATTTTAGACTGTGTCGGAATACGCCGCCACGATGGGGGTAGGGAGACATAATTGCAAAACAGTCACCTTGGGAAATACATTTAACGCATCCGCTATCGTTTTTCACACAGCACAAACAATcgatatagaagaaaaaaaaaaatgctaaccGGTGTTGCGAATGAAGTGTTCCAAGTTGACCGCTAAAATCCATGGTTCCTTTAATGTCCTTAGTTGCTTTGGCGCGTGAAAAACTagactgaagaaaaaaagaaaaatgacacTGACGTTAATGGCCCGTTCGAACTCCACTGAAGTCTGTGAAGCGATTTGAACTCAAGTTCAAGTCAAAATTGATTATCATCTACCCGCGGGTTCGTAACTAAGGTGTTTTcggcgtaaaaaaaaaaaaagggatgaaaAGGTAGACGTCAATAGCGTCTGGAATTTTAACGCCCTGATCTTGATATCGTGCCCCATATTTCTACTAAAGAAAATTTCGTTGAAAACTAGTTCTGGGTCAACTGTTGTTGCAAAAAGTTGTGTGCTACAAAATTCGTATTAGAAGCAAATAAAACGGTGAATGATAATGCGACCTTACATTCCAGTTAGTTTATAGGTTTGATGCAAACAATGGAATTCATGTAACAATAGCCGTCGCTTCGAGATGACTGATGACACGATAGATTGTTTTGCTCGGCGTATCCAACCTCGCTAACCGCTTATACATGAAATCATTCCCTATTTCTTCAGCCAGCGTGAGTTCAAAAATAACCCTGCGTTGAGCTTGAGATGGTATAGtccctattttatttttatttcaatttttattcccttttacgccaaaaagaaaacaaaaaatatcgAAGGAAAGGGCTGGTTGGCGTGGGCGCCGACACTGAAATCAATGGACCTTTCCTGCTTTATTCGACCGGAAAATTTAAATGGGGAACTGAAAATCTTAAGACTGATGACGCGCACTCTCATATGTATGAAACATTTGCTCTGCGTGAGTGATTGAAAgtgttattttaaaataaaatgtttttgaaaaataacaataCAAGTGATATTGTAAATTTGTAAACAAATATGGAACTCGTGCACCCATTTGCTCGTGCAATCTGTGCAGTTTGATATTACAAATTAATCAATGTAATTTCGTATGTTaaccaacaaagaaaaatacccaaaaaaggaaaagaaacaaagatttttacACCACAAAGAgagacaaaaggaaaaaaagattacACAGCACGAATATGTCACGTAATAAATCTTTTGGTATGGCGGATCGATAGTGTGGAGGATTGTTCACTGTCTGTTTACTAGCTTCATCTGTACAATGCCATGTGCGAACAAACAGGCTCTGTACCGAAAgcaaaattgtttctttttttacagtaAAATGTTTAACATTCTTAATTGCGCATGCTTTCTGCTGAAATGTTGTTCTTTTCCAAGTTTGGATTCTTATCGTTTGCATATAGCTGAAGCTGAAGCGCATTGATTTATCCGGAACAGTTGTCTGAACCTAAAATAGCTGCTACTACCTCGTCAATGCCAGCCTACTTCTCACGCTCTGGAAATTCACGTTAACCACGGGATGAATATAAAACGATATCGGTTTTCCTAATTCATATTCTTTGCAATTGTTTGATACGTTTTCCCACTATACAACATTTAGCGGGGAGATGTATTCTACTGCGTAAGTAACAGTTCCTTCAAATGGCAATATGCAAGTGAAGTAAAGGAAAACAGAAGCGCGCAAGTCAGGTCACGCGCTGGCTCCAGTTAACGATCGGTTCTTTGCCTGATCCAGCCTTCGAACCATAACAACTCCACTACAAGGGCTGCGTTGCAACGTTAGCGGAAATAGCATGGACTCATCGTTGACACAAAAACAGGCCAAGGTCAGCTTGATTCAAGGTAAAACATTCTTACTGGACCCAAATATACGGGTTAGTTCCGATCTCAAGAAGTACCGGCTGCCGGTTGGAACTTATTACAATGATACACATGCATTTTTACGTAAGGTATGTAAGCTATTTTTTTCGCTTCTTACAATCAGTTGCAAATTTAGAGTTCGAATAGCACGAAAAATCAAAGGATAATGACAACCAAAGAAGGATCGAATGAATTGCGTCCTATTCTTGACAAATAATGCACGAAGGTGTGTTAACGCAGATTCGCAAAAAGCTAAAGTATATGGAGATGTGGTTGAAAGAAAAGGGTTAACTGTACCTTGGTCAGAGCAGATGTCCTCTTTTTTGATGCTGATAATCccatatgtttcttggtcttCCTGCGTGATCATGCGTACCATTTGAAAGAGAACTAGAAGAGAGAGTTAGTTATAACCAGTCTATGAGGACTGAACCGATTCGATCGACTACATGCAGAGCTGTCCTTATCGACTGCTCGTCTCTCGTTCGACATCGAACTCAGTCCAGGAGCCCATGGGAGCAGAAAATACGCGTGAAACCGAGTGCGCAAGCTCGGCCATCGTTTATAGTCTCCGTTTCTCAACCGGCCACTAGCCCCCAGACGTGCTGAACttaaaaatagaatttttataagaatacgaaaaaaaaaactgggggAAATTAATTAGTCATCGTTCAGATTTGCGAACAGAAGCTCGGTGTCAACACTTCACGTAGGCCGCATGACAAGCATACAATTGGCAATAAGTATTTGTGGAATTCGTACTTTCCATACTATGCTCACACCGAACGGCTAATCCCGCATATTTCAGCTTGGCGGATCAATCAGGTGAAAGGGTTTAATAAAAAAGATGCACTTGGGATAAAGCGAAGATAGGGGAACAACTACCATACAATTTCCTTAGAAGTATAATAGCCCTCGGGGAAAATAACCAAATTTAATTTATTGTGAAATCATAAACACAAATATTATGCTTGTTAATCGAGAGATCCAATCTATAATGAGGGATCAATTGCATTTCCACGCGTCAAGGATGTTTTGTGTCTCATTTGGAAACAATCAGCAAATTAATTAATCGGTACCATCCAGTTTGATCTCAATATGACAGAATGCGGTGAAGTTGTCTAGGATGTTAGAATTCGACCAAAACATGGGTTACCACGTCCGAAACGTGCGTTATTTATTACCGAAAGgctattaaaaaataaactgcGCACGAGGATGTTGTatacaagaattttctaaaatctatCATGTAGACCTATCGGGAAAATGTTTGTTGTGTGATGATGcagcaaaacagaaaaatcaCGAAGAAGCCAGTTTAGTAGGAAGTTTTGGCAACCGTCCATCACGGGAATACGTCCTAGGGGTCATGATTGTCTTTCACAGGCATTCCAAGGCGAGGGTCAAAAACTCTTCCGTGCAGCTCTACCGGCTATAACAGTCTAGGGTTGTTGACACTAATGGCGCGTTTTGGCACCGTTTTCAAATGTCCTACTAATTCCACTTTGACAGCATTCTATTGTTAACGTAGTTGGAAAGTCTGTATTAATAAAATCCACAGTTTTAAACTATCGGATTAGACTCTTAAAATATGTATATCTATACAGTAcataaaattttgttttggaacGCAGGATTTTAAACTAGGAGGCCGCATGTTTTCCTCCTTTGAAATAtcgactattttttttttgatttgttgCCAATCCGAACGATTGAGGATTGATAAACTCTAAATGCTGCTTCTTATTAATTTAGTAAACAGAGTAATACAGTAGCCTCGTGAAAAGCTatttattgaatacaagagcTGGCATCTTCGCCTCCAAGCGGCACAAGGGCCAAATTCAAAGAATTTAATGTCTAAAAAAGATGAGCGTGTACGTGGGACAGTATAAAGGAATCAAACGATGAGAAACAGGGTAGGTGATGATACACTGGAAATGCATTAGTTAGTGGGAGTTTCCAGTTCCGAAGCTGGCGTCTCGGGCTCCTCATCGTTGTAAATATTTTCTGCCATTTGCCAAACCTGCATGATATTATCTTCTGAAACGGAGCAGATGACCCAGGGCTCATTCGGATTCCATGAAAAATCTGAGATCTTGGCAGTATGACCACCGTGGATAAACTACAAACAATTCAGCCGAATTAATCTCTATAAACTGTAAACAATCATAT
It encodes:
- the LOC123466439 gene encoding BTB/POZ domain-containing protein 6-A-like isoform X1, which produces MGLSASKKRTSALTKSSFSRAKATKDIKGTMDFSGQLGTLHSQHRMQTDSGNESAGSEDDDDVIFHVGLETVMRIPARKSILSNKNEVFQAMFCGPYTQARENLRRRQLSSNGDSTPQPNHLTSTPDQIYDPDVDGRAFKNLISFLYGETVELRSVMTALETLHAAEKYLCDGLMKICATYLVGQLNPQNVLFIYQRTSMYPEADHQQSPSSNVDNRPSAPPLEDCGAPGGESQQQNANLQTQSRSSWCSFLLNSCLEFIDKNASAVLCSEEFEELDAVKVESIVRRDGLHLENESEVLKALIRWSVFECHRRHLDPRANNQRHVLGHLVWHVRFWVMSANELQQAATILETLEPGELIETLRACSTNQDMVNRLKDPSHFPFIVTQPRIYLSSRAATVHSGSKELNKNMTTSSSKTCLTEKFFICLACIFE
- the LOC123466439 gene encoding BTB/POZ domain-containing protein 6-like isoform X2 translates to MQTDSGNESAGSEDDDDVIFHVGLETVMRIPARKSILSNKNEVFQAMFCGPYTQARENLRRRQLSSNGDSTPQPNHLTSTPDQIYDPDVDGRAFKNLISFLYGETVELRSVMTALETLHAAEKYLCDGLMKICATYLVGQLNPQNVLFIYQRTSMYPEADHQQSPSSNVDNRPSAPPLEDCGAPGGESQQQNANLQTQSRSSWCSFLLNSCLEFIDKNASAVLCSEEFEELDAVKVESIVRRDGLHLENESEVLKALIRWSVFECHRRHLDPRANNQRHVLGHLVWHVRFWVMSANELQQAATILETLEPGELIETLRACSTNQDMVNRLKDPSHFPFIVTQPRIYLSSRAATVHSGSKELNKNMTTSSSKTCLTEKFFICLACIFE